The Deltaproteobacteria bacterium genome segment GGAGACGCATGCGCCGTAGGCGGCTAGGCGAGATCGGCTCGACCCGCCTCGATTCGAGTTCACCGAAGCGGATCAGATTGCGAAGATCCTCCTCCCTTCGATCGACGAACCTCGAGAGCTCCGGGACGCTGTAGTCCGTGTCCGGATCGACCCGCTCCAGATGTAGTGGCTTCCGCTTTCGGATCGGATGGGTCGTGCCCTCATGCCACAAGCGGTGCAGGTTCTCGATGGTGACTCGGTGGCACTGCCGTCGCCCCCTCCGCTCGGCGCCGGGCAGATCGAAGATCAGCTCAGCCTCCCCAGTGATGCATGCTGTCCGGTGGCGGATCCACTGTCGCGCCACGAAGATCGGCAGCTTGACGTGGAACTTCAGCTCCACCATTTCGAACGGCGTCGTGTGCTGATGCCGCATCAGGTAGCGGATGAGCCCGCGGTCCTCGCTGACGCTCTTCGTGCCGAGGCCGTAGCTGACGCGCGCCGCCTGCACGATCGAGGCGTCGCCCCCCATGTAGTCCACGAGGTAGACGAAGCCGTGATCGAGGCAGGGAATCTTTCGCCCGATCCACTGCTCCGCCTCGGGAGTGGTGAGGCGCCGATACACTTCGCTCAATTCACGTTCCTTGGTCATCATCGGCCTCCTCGAGGGCGTGGAGATCTCTAAATGCTTTCTAGCATGAAAATGCAAGGGCGTCGAGCCACTCCGGAGGAGCGCTATTCCAATCAGGACACCCTCGCCTCGAAATTAGGACACCGCGGAGCCTGGCGGGCACCCGAGGATGGACTCCTTCTCGGGGCAGTCCTTCGCTTCCTGCCCTGTCGCGTGGACGTAGATCCGGTACCATGTGACGAAGGTCGAGAGGGCGTCGTAGCGGCTCACGGCAGATCTTGGCTCGCGCGAAGTTGGCGGGAAACCATGCCCCGTTTCCAGCCTGGAGTCGAGGGCATCAGCATAGTGGACGACGACCTCACACCCACGGCGGCCCGACGAGCGAGAAGACGAGCCCGGTGGCGAGCTTCGGGTAGAAGTAGGTCGACTTCTCCGGCATCACCTCGCCGGCCAGGCAGACCTCGCGCACCTGCGCCATGCTGGGCGGGTTCAGGAGAAAGGCGACGGCGGCCCGGCCGGCCGCGACCGCGGCGGCCGCCTCCTCGTCGTCGTGCGTGAACTCCAGATTCTCGGGACCGACGCCGAGGACGGGCTCGAGGATCGCGCGGTGGAGGAGCTCCACCGCGAGCCCGCGCAGCACGGGCGGGAGGTCGCGCAGGCGCTCGCGGGCGGCGGGCGCCGCGCGCAGCCGGAGCCGGCGGCCGGGGAGTACGCAGTCGATCTCGCCCACGGCCCGGCGCCGGCGCGCGTCCACCGGCTCGACCGTGAAGGACTCGCCGAGGCGCGCCGCGAGCGCCGCCCCGTCGGGGCCGAGGGGCCCGCGCACCAGGCGGTGCGTCGGCAGGATGACCGCGCCCTCCTCCTCCATGTTGGCGAGGCAGGCGAGGACGTACCCGGCGGCCTCGTTGCCTGGCTGCTCGTCGCGGTAGGCGAGCGCCGTCTCGTAGCGGTGGTGGCCGTCGGCGATGATGATGGTCTGGTTTGCGAGCGCCGCCTGCACGCGCGCGATCACGGACGCGTCGGTCACGCGCCAGAGCTGGTGCCAGCCGCTCACGTCGACGAGCGGCGCGCCCAGGTGCGGGCCGCCGATCAGCGCGCGCACGGGCTCGCCCGGCCGCGCGTAGAGACCGAAGATGGCGCTCAGATTGGCGCCCGTGGCGCGCAGGAGCGCGAGGCGGTCGGCCTTGGGCCCCGGGAGCGTGCGCTCGTGCGGGCGCACGATGCCCGAGGCGAAGTCCTCGAGCCGGAGCCGGCAGAGGAGCCCGTCCCGCCGGCGCGTCGAGCCGTCGGGGAGCGAGAACCGCTGGGCGTAGAGGTAGAGGGCGGGCTCGGGGTCGGGCCGGAGGATACCTGCGCCGATCCACTCGCGCAGGGTTTGCGCCGCGGCGGCGGCGCGCTCCGCCTCGCGCGGCAGGATCAGCCGGATCACGTTGTACGGGCTGCGGGCGTAGAGCTCCGCCTGCTCGGCCGCGGTGATGACGTCGTAGGGGGGCGCCAGCACCTGGCCCACGTCGCCGACCCGGGCGGTATCGTAGCGCAGGCCGACGAGCGGACGGACGGCGGCCATCAGCCCTCCCCGAGGGCCGCGCGCAGCTCGGCTTCGGAGACGAGGCCCGGGCGCAGGATGCGCAGGCGCTCGCCCTCGATCGCCGCCACGGTGGAGGCGCCCCCGCGCAGCCGGCCGCCCTCGAGGTAGACGGCGACGCGCTCACCGAAGTAGGCGCGCGCCTCGGCGAGCCGCCGCGGTGGCTCGGCGCCGGGCGGGTTCGCGCTCGGCGCCGTGACCGGCGCGCCCAGCCCCACCACCAGTGCCGCCGCGTACGGGTGCGCGGACACCCGCACGCCGATCGTGCCGCTGCCCGCGGTGAGTGGCGCCGGGAGGCCCGCCCGCGCGGGCAGCACCAGCGTCAGCGCCCCCGGCCAGAAGCGCGCCGCGAGCCGGCGCGCGGCGCGTGGAATCTCGGCCGCGACCGCCTCCGCCATGGCGAGGTCGCGCACCAGGACGAGGATCGGCTTCCCCTCCTCTCGCCCCCTCACGGTGACGAGATGGTCGACCGCGGCGGTCGAGTGGGCATCGGCGCCCAGGCCGTAGACCGTCTCGGTCGGGAACACGACCAGCGCTCCCGCGGCGAGCGCCGCGACGGCCGCGTCAGTCGGGGCTCTCAGGGAAGAGCTTCCTCTGCAGGCGCAGGTTCTTGCCCTCGACGCTCTCCGCCAGCTCGGCCTTGAAGCGCTCGAGGCGCTGTCGGAGCGCACGGTTCTTGAGGCTCAGGATCTGCGCCGCCAGGATGGCCGCGTTCTCGGCGCCGCCGCGGCCGATCGCCACCGTCGCCACCGGCACGCCGGGCGGCATCTGCACGGTGGCGAGGAGGGCGTCGAGCCCGCCGAGCGCGCCCGATCCGACCGGCACGCCGATCACCGGCAGCGTCGTGTGCGCCGCGACCACGCCGGCCAGGTGCGCCGCCCCGCCCGCGCCCGCGATCAGCACCGCGAGGCCGCGGCGGCGCGCGCTCTCCGCGTACTGCCGCACCAGCTTCGGCGAGCGGTGCGCCGACATCACCTGCACCTCGTACTCGATGTCGAGATCCTTCAGGCGTTCGGCCGCCGCCTCCATCGTGTCCCAGTCGCTGTCGCTCCCCATCACGATGCCGACCTGGGGCCGGCCGTCACGACTTGCCATGTGAGCCCATCTCCCGCGCCGCGGCTCCCGCGAGCGCGCGCTGTCCGATGTCCCGCCGGTAGTGCATGCCGGGCCAGCTGATGTGCGCCGCGGCGGCGTAAGCCTCGGTCACCGCCTGCCCGATCGTGTCGCCGAGCGCGGTCACGTCGAGCACGCGACCGCCGTCGGTCAGGAGCACGCCCTCGGGCCGCTTCGTCCCGGCGTGGAAGACCTTGCCGCCCTGCCACGCGCGGAGCGCGTCCACGCCGTCGATCGGCCGCCCGCGCTCGACCGCGCCCGGGTAGCCCGCGGCGGCGAGCACGACACACACCGCGGCGCGCGCGTCCCAGTCGACGGTGGCGCCGGCGAGACGGCCCTCGCACGCGCGCTCGAGCAGCTCGAGCAGGTCCGAGCGCAGGCGGACGAGCACCACCTCCGCCTCCGGGTCGCCGAAGCGCACGTTGAACTCGAGCACCTTGGCCCGGCCCTCCTGCACCATGAGGCCGGCGTAGAGGACGCCCGTGTAGCGGATGCCCTGCCGCGCGAGGCCGCGCACCACGGGCTCCATGATCTCGCGCATGATCCGGTCCTGGAGCGCGGGCGTCACGATCGGCGCCGGCGAGCAGGCGCCCATGCCGCCCGTGTTCGGCCCCCGGTCGCCGTCGAGGGCGCGCTTGTGGTCCTGGGAGGTGGCGAGCGGCAGCACGGTCGTGCCGTCCGTCAGCGCCATGAACGAGACCTCCTCGCCCTCGAGGAACTCCTCCACCACGACGCGGCTCCCCGCGTCGCCGAGGAGCCGCGCGCGCATGAGCTCGTCCACCGCCTCCAGCGCGGCGGCGACGGTCGGGCAGATGAAGACGCCCTTGCCGCTCGCGAGGCCGTCGGCCTTGACGACGACGGGCGCGCCCACCTCCTTCACGTAGCGGGCCGCGTCGTCGGGATCGCCGAACACGCCGAAGAACGCCGTCGGCACGTGCTCGTGGCGGAGCAGCTCCTTGGTGAACGCCTTCGAGCCCTCGAGGCGCGCGGCGGCGGCCGTGGGGCCGAAGGCCCTGAGTCCGGCGGCGGTGAGGCGGTCGACGAGGCCGAGCGTGAGCGGCAGCTCGGGGCCGACGACGGTCAGGTCGATCCGGCGCTCCTCCGCGAAGCGCAGGAGCCCCTTCACGTCGTCGGCGGCGATCGGCACGCACTCCGCGTCCTCGGCGATGCCGGCGTTGCCGGGCGCGCAGTAGAGCGCGCTGATCCGGCTGCTGCCCCTTTTGAGCTTCCACACGAGCGCGTGCTCGCGCCCGCCCCCGCCGACGACGAGGACGCGCATCAGTGGCGGAAGTGGCGCACGCCGGTGAAGACCATGGCCACGCCGTGCGCGTCGGCGGCGCGGATGACCTCCTCGTCGCGGGTGCTGCCGCCCGGCTGGATGACGGCGGTCGCGCCGGCGGCGATCGCCTCCTCGAGGCCGTCGGCGAAGGGGAAGAAGGCGTCGCTCGCGAGGACGGAGCCACGCAGCGAAATGCCGAGGCGCTCGGCGCGCGCGCGCGCGTTCCGCACCGGCTCGACGCGCGAGGTCTGTCCGCCGCCGAGTGCGAGCGTGCGGTCCGCGGTGGTGAACGCGATCGCGTTCGACTTGACGTGCTTGACGACGCGCCACGCGAAGGCGAGCGCGGCGAGCTCCCCCGCCGCGGGGGCGCGCCGGGTGACCACCTTCGCCGCGCGCGGGTCCTCGATGGCGCGATCCCCGTCCTGCACGAGGAGGCCGCCCGTGACGCCGCGGATGGCGGGCGCGCGCGCCGGCGCGGCCTCCGGATGCCAGCGCACGAGCCGGCGCGCCTTCTTCCGGCGCAGGAGCTCGAGCGCGTCGGGCTCGAAGTCGGGCGCGATCAGCACCTCGGTGAAGATCTCGTCGACGGCGCGCGCGAGGGCGAGCGTCCACGGGCGCGTCGACACCACGATGCCGCCGAAGGGCGACTCGGGGTCGGTCGCGTAGGCGCGCTCCCAGGCTTCGAGCGGGTCGCGCCCCGCGCCCACGCCGCAGGGCGTGTTGTGCTTCACGATCGCGACCGCCGCCTCGGGCCCCCGTCGGAACTCCTCGGCCAGGGCCAGGGCGGCGTCGATGTCGACGACATTATTGTAGGAGAGCTCTTTCCCGTGCAGCGGCTCGGCGACCCGGAGGAAGTCCCCGTAGAGCGCCCCCGCCTGGTGCGGGTTCTCGCCGTAGCGCAGGTCGAGCGCCTTGGCGCCGCCCCAGTGGAAGGTGCCGCCCCGACTCAGGTAGTCCGCGATCGCGCCGTCGTAGCAGGCGGTCGTGCAGAACACCTTCTCCGCGAGGCGCCGCCGCGTCTCGGGCTCGACGCCGCCCGCGCGGAGCTCGGCCAGCACGGGCCCGTAGTCGTCGGGATCGACGATGACGGTCACGTCGGCGTGGTTCTTCGCCGCCGAGCGCAGCAGGGAGGGGCCGCCGATGTCGATCTGCTCGATCGCCTCCGCGAGCGTCGTACCCGGGCGGGCGATCGTGTCGCGGAAGGGGTAGAGGTTCACGGCGACCAAGTCGATGGTCTCGATGCCGTGCTCGCGCATCGCGCGCACGTGCTCGGGGAGGTCGCGCCGGCCGAGGAGGCCGCCGTGGATCTTCGGGTGCAGCGTCTTCACGCGCCCGTCGAGCATCTCGGGGAAGCCGGTGTAGTCGCTCACCTGCCGGACGCGCACGCCCGCGTCGGCGAGGAGCTTCGCGGTCCCGCCCGTCGACAGGATGTCGAAGCCGAGCGCGGCGAGCCCGCGCGCGAACTCGACCACGCCCCGCTTGTCGCTGACGCTCACCAGCGCCCTAGGCATTACCCCACTCCTCCACGTGGACACGCGGCACGCGCTTGCCGACCGCCGTCAGCACCTCGTAGGAGATCGTCTCGCACCAGCCGGCGAGCTCGTCGGCGCCCAGCCCGTCGCCGAAGAGGACGACGCGCTCGCCCACGTCCGCGCCGTCCACGTCGGTCACGTCGATCATGGTGTGATCCATGCAGACGCGGCCCGCGACCGGTGCGCGCCGCCCGCGCACGACGACCTGGGCGCGGTTGGACGCGAGGCGATGGTAGCCGTCCGCGTAGCCCACGGGCAGTGAGGCGATCGTGCTCGGACGCGCGGTGACGAAGGTGCCGGCGTAGCTGACCGGCGTGCCCGCCGGCACGCGCCGGGTGTGCGCGATCGCGGTGCGGAGCCGCATCGCCGGCCGCACGGCCGCGCGCTCCGCCAGGTGCGGCGCGGGCGCGTAGCCGTAGAGCATGATCCCGGGCCGCACCATCGTGAAGTGGGCGCCGGGGGCCGAGAGTACCCCTGCGCTGTTCGCGAGGTGGACGCGCGGCGGGCGGATACCGGCCGCGGCGAGCGCCTCGAGCACGCTCGCGAAGCGGGCCGCCTGCGCACGCGCAGCGGCCGTGTCGACGGCGTCCGCCGAGGCGAAATGCGAGAAGACCCCTGCGATCTCGAGGCCCTTCATGCCGCGCACCAGCTCCCCGAAGGCGCGCACCTGGGCCGCGTCGAGGCCGAGCCGCGTCATGCCCGTGTCGACCTTCAGATGGACGCGCACCGGGCGGCCGGCGGCCGCCAGCGCCCGCGCCCGCTCCGGGTCCCAGAGCGCCACCTCGAGATCGTCCGCCGCGACGTCCCGCTCCTCCCCGGCGAACGCGCCGCCCAGCACGACGATGGGCGCCGTCAGGCCCGCGCGCCGGAGCTCCCTGCCCTCGGCGACGCCCGAAACGCCGAGGCCCCAGGCGCCGGCGTCGAGGAAGGCCCGCGCCGCCGGCACGGCGCCGTGTCCGT includes the following:
- the purH gene encoding bifunctional phosphoribosylaminoimidazolecarboxamide formyltransferase/IMP cyclohydrolase, which translates into the protein MPRALVSVSDKRGVVEFARGLAALGFDILSTGGTAKLLADAGVRVRQVSDYTGFPEMLDGRVKTLHPKIHGGLLGRRDLPEHVRAMREHGIETIDLVAVNLYPFRDTIARPGTTLAEAIEQIDIGGPSLLRSAAKNHADVTVIVDPDDYGPVLAELRAGGVEPETRRRLAEKVFCTTACYDGAIADYLSRGGTFHWGGAKALDLRYGENPHQAGALYGDFLRVAEPLHGKELSYNNVVDIDAALALAEEFRRGPEAAVAIVKHNTPCGVGAGRDPLEAWERAYATDPESPFGGIVVSTRPWTLALARAVDEIFTEVLIAPDFEPDALELLRRKKARRLVRWHPEAAPARAPAIRGVTGGLLVQDGDRAIEDPRAAKVVTRRAPAAGELAALAFAWRVVKHVKSNAIAFTTADRTLALGGGQTSRVEPVRNARARAERLGISLRGSVLASDAFFPFADGLEEAIAAGATAVIQPGGSTRDEEVIRAADAHGVAMVFTGVRHFRH
- a CDS encoding threonylcarbamoyl-AMP synthase, which produces MRSDSASSASRPSWRRASRARTCACRGSSSLRAPTDAAVAALAAGALVVFPTETVYGLGADAHSTAAVDHLVTVRGREEGKPILVLVRDLAMAEAVAAEIPRAARRLAARFWPGALTLVLPARAGLPAPLTAGSGTIGVRVSAHPYAAALVVGLGAPVTAPSANPPGAEPPRRLAEARAYFGERVAVYLEGGRLRGGASTVAAIEGERLRILRPGLVSEAELRAALGEG
- the purD gene encoding phosphoribosylamine--glycine ligase; amino-acid sequence: MRVLVVGGGGREHALVWKLKRGSSRISALYCAPGNAGIAEDAECVPIAADDVKGLLRFAEERRIDLTVVGPELPLTLGLVDRLTAAGLRAFGPTAAAARLEGSKAFTKELLRHEHVPTAFFGVFGDPDDAARYVKEVGAPVVVKADGLASGKGVFICPTVAAALEAVDELMRARLLGDAGSRVVVEEFLEGEEVSFMALTDGTTVLPLATSQDHKRALDGDRGPNTGGMGACSPAPIVTPALQDRIMREIMEPVVRGLARQGIRYTGVLYAGLMVQEGRAKVLEFNVRFGDPEAEVVLVRLRSDLLELLERACEGRLAGATVDWDARAAVCVVLAAAGYPGAVERGRPIDGVDALRAWQGGKVFHAGTKRPEGVLLTDGGRVLDVTALGDTIGQAVTEAYAAAAHISWPGMHYRRDIGQRALAGAAAREMGSHGKS
- the purE gene encoding 5-(carboxyamino)imidazole ribonucleotide mutase, translating into MASRDGRPQVGIVMGSDSDWDTMEAAAERLKDLDIEYEVQVMSAHRSPKLVRQYAESARRRGLAVLIAGAGGAAHLAGVVAAHTTLPVIGVPVGSGALGGLDALLATVQMPPGVPVATVAIGRGGAENAAILAAQILSLKNRALRQRLERFKAELAESVEGKNLRLQRKLFPESPD
- a CDS encoding DUF1015 domain-containing protein, which translates into the protein MAAVRPLVGLRYDTARVGDVGQVLAPPYDVITAAEQAELYARSPYNVIRLILPREAERAAAAAQTLREWIGAGILRPDPEPALYLYAQRFSLPDGSTRRRDGLLCRLRLEDFASGIVRPHERTLPGPKADRLALLRATGANLSAIFGLYARPGEPVRALIGGPHLGAPLVDVSGWHQLWRVTDASVIARVQAALANQTIIIADGHHRYETALAYRDEQPGNEAAGYVLACLANMEEEGAVILPTHRLVRGPLGPDGAALAARLGESFTVEPVDARRRRAVGEIDCVLPGRRLRLRAAPAARERLRDLPPVLRGLAVELLHRAILEPVLGVGPENLEFTHDDEEAAAAVAAGRAAVAFLLNPPSMAQVREVCLAGEVMPEKSTYFYPKLATGLVFSLVGPPWV
- the alr gene encoding alanine racemase, translated to MPDIHGRPTVAEVSLSALRHNCRRARELVGPGVAVLAVVKADAYGHGAVPAARAFLDAGAWGLGVSGVAEGRELRRAGLTAPIVVLGGAFAGEERDVAADDLEVALWDPERARALAAAGRPVRVHLKVDTGMTRLGLDAAQVRAFGELVRGMKGLEIAGVFSHFASADAVDTAAARAQAARFASVLEALAAAGIRPPRVHLANSAGVLSAPGAHFTMVRPGIMLYGYAPAPHLAERAAVRPAMRLRTAIAHTRRVPAGTPVSYAGTFVTARPSTIASLPVGYADGYHRLASNRAQVVVRGRRAPVAGRVCMDHTMIDVTDVDGADVGERVVLFGDGLGADELAGWCETISYEVLTAVGKRVPRVHVEEWGNA